The segment AGAACGGCTTCGGTCTGACGGTCAGCGGGGACAACCCGGTGTTCGTCCAGCTGGTGAAAGAAGGTGAGGCCCCGCCTCCATCTGcacgaaaaaaaacaaaccacggTCACCATGACGACACGCTCTGACTGTTTGTCCTGTAGATGGCGCCGCCATGCGAGCCGGCGTCCAGACGGGGGATCGGATCATTAAGGTGAGGAGAGTCTGGTTGGCGTCCCGGTCGTGTTtctgaacaaataaagtttaactCGGCGCCGAAGTCGTGGGATTGGTCGTTTGATTGATGACAACAGGTCAAATCTGTTCCTCCTGATCTGATGGAACCTTGTTTAAACAGGTCAACGGAACCCTGGTGACGCATTCAAACCACATAGAGGTCGTCAAGCTGATCAAATGTAAGTCCGAACTGTTATTACACCTGTTATTACGCCTGGCAGTCCGCCTGTAATTACACCTGTTACTACAGTTGCTGTGATTACATCTATTAGTCCACGTGTTACCTTGTGGTACACCTGTTATCACACCTCCTAGTCCACCTGCTATTACACCTGTTAGTCCACTGTTACTACACCTGTTATTAGACCTGTTAATACACCTGTTAGTCCGCTTGCTAGTTCACCTGTTATTACACCTGTTAGTATACTGTTACTACACCTTTTATTACACCAGGTAGTCTACTTAGTCATTACACCTTTTATTACTCACCTGTTATTAAACTCTTTATTACACCTGCTAGTCCACCTAGTTAATACACCTGTTATTACCTCTGTTAGTACACCTGTTATTATACCTGGTAGTCCACTTAGTTATTACACCTGTTATTGCACCTGCGAGTTCACCTGTAATTACAACCGTTATTAGACCTGTTGTTACACCTGTTATTACACCAGTTATTACACCTCGTAACCTCACGGCCCCCCTCTCGTCTCCCAGCCGGCTCCTACGTGGCCCTGACGGTTCTGGGTCGACCTCCAGGACTGGTTCAGGTACTGGAGGAACCTGcagaggtcacttcctgtctgtcagcgCCACACTCACCTGCACCACCAGGGAGGGAGACgagcagtcatgtgaccagcagCACTTCCTGCAGCCTCCAGGGCGACGTCCTGTCTCCGCCCCCTGATGGGGTGAGAAGAGACGACCTCCAGACGATCGCTGAGTCATCAGTTACTGTTctgaagcaggaagtgactCGACGTGTCGTTTCAGGACGGaggctccagccccccagcTGAGGAAGGGGACGGCGGTCCCtcgctggccccgcccccgtgTGGCGGTGCCAACAACGGGAAGTCCTCCATTGGTCACTGTGTGGGTTCAAAGTTCGTTTAACTAACACCAAAATTAGAAATGAATCATCTGCATATAGCTAATCAATTACTGGAGCAATCAATAAAAATGCTAACTGGCTAACACAACTGGCTAATGCTAGCCAGCTATCGTCAAACGCTTTGTCTCGCTAGCATTCACCgctggctaacgttagctgtgATGTCCTGTGTGGTAGACACTCCCAGTCAGCGCCGGCCGGAGAGAGGAAGGTCACACCTGTCCGTCACCTGACCCCGAGGACACACCTGacacggtaacacacacacacacacacacacacacacacacacacacacacacacacacacacacacttttattacTTCTGGTTTTGTGATTTCTCAGACTCAGTGTGTCTGCCCTGGTGTCCAGGACACCAGCacccagtgcattgtgggtagccCTCCCTATCTCATCAACCCTGAGATCATTGGAGCAGAAGACGACTACTTTGAGTCTCAGCAGGAGGAGGTACCTGAAATGTTTCTGTCATCACCTCCAACACTAACAGTAATCTGTGTCAGATTAACGGATGAATTCTGTGTCAGATTAACGGATGAATTCTGTTTCAGATTAACGGATGAATTCTGTTTCAGATTAACGGATGAATTCTGTTTCAGATTAACGGATGAATTCTGTTTCAGATTAACGGAGAGTGCAGCTCGTTTCAGAGCGTGGACCTGCTGAAGGCTCGTCCTGCTCATCTGGCCGTCTTCCTGCATCACGTGGTCTCTCAGTTCGATCCTGCTCCTCTGGTGGGTAAATTAATCTGATaataatcttaatctttaatccCATTAAAGAATAATGACGGTGGTGTAATGATGCTCAGCAGGGGGAAGATAAGGGAATAGTGTTTGAATAAGAATGAAAGTGGGCCGGGGACGGATCCCTGTGGAACACCTTCACTGATGAACAAGGTtacatccatcttcttcctcttcctcttcctcttcctcttcctcttcctcttcctcttcctcttcctcttcctcttcctctcctcccgtTAGCTTTGCTACCTCCACGCTGACATGTTCCAGCAGACCAGCTCCAGAGACAGCCGGCGGGTCTTCCTGGAGCTCCACTCCATCTTCCTGGACCGAGCAGCTGTGAGTttgtctccttctctctgacagCAGACGTCTGGTTTCTGATGGAACTCCTTCTTTTTCCCAGAACCTGAAGgttcctctaccagaggccatCACCGCTGAACTGGGTGAGGGCAGTGAACGCATCACGATGAGTCAGCTGACCTGGGCGACCCTGACTGGTTTGTGTTTTCCTGACAGAGAAGCGGAAGCTGGACTTAATCCCAGACGAGATCTGCAGACAACTAGTCCAGATCCTGCAGGAGTCACTGCTGCCAGACCTGAAGAAGAACCTGGAGGACTTCAGGTAGGAGGGAGAAGAGCAACCAGAACAcctgatggtggtgatggtggtgatgaggaaggggatgaaggtgatgatggtggtgatgatgatgatgaaggtgatgatgatgatgaaggtgatgatgaagatgaagatgatgatgaaggtgatgatgatgatgatgaaggtgatgatgaaggtgatgatgatgaaggtgatgaaggtgatgatgatgatgatgaaggtgatgatgaaggtgatgatgatgaaggtgatgatgatgatgaaggtgatgatgatgatgatgatgaaggtgatgatgaaggtgatgataatgatgatgatgatgaaggtgatgatgaaggtgatgatgatgatgatgatgatgaaggtgatgatgaaggtgatgataatgatgatgatgaaggtgatgatgaaggtgatgatgaaggtgatgatgaaggtgatgatgatgatgctgtctgCAGACAGAAGCGCAGCATGGGTCTGACTCTGGCTGAGGACCAGCTGTCCAGGCTGGATctggacctggagaaggagtGCTCGTGTGCGGAACACATCCTGTCCAGGATCGAGGACATCCTGTGAGCATGCTGACACGCACCtgtttagccccgccccctgctgcaTGCTAACGCTGTCTGGTGTTCGTAGGTTAACGTCTCCGCCgacagaagaggagaagaggtgAGTCTGGAGAGAGCTGAGGGCCGACGGGGGCCAGGTGTCTGCAGAGACTCACACGCGTGTCCTGTCTTTGTCCCGTTGTGTCATGTCATGTCGTGTTGTGTCGTGTTGTGTCTTATCGCATCTTGTCGTGTCGTTTTGTTGTGTTATGTTGTGTCGTGTTGTGTCATGTTGTGTTGTTATGTAATATCGTGTCATGTCATGTTGTTTTGTGTCGTGTCTTGTCATGTTATGTCACATCATGTTGTTATGTTGTGTGGTGTTGTTATGTAATATCGTGTCATGTCATGTTGTTTTGTGTCGTGTCTTGTCATGTTATGTCACATCATGTTGTTATGTTGTGTGGTGTTGTTATGTCATGTCGTGTTATGTCATGTTGTGTTGTTATGTTACGTTGTGTCGTGTTATGTCGTGTCATCATGTTGTGTTATGTCGTGCCGTGTTATGTCATGTCGTGTTGGCAGTCAGACGATGCAGTTCGTGATCCTGACCTACATGAAGCATCTgggggtcaaaaccaaagagccCCGGGGGCTGGAGCCCAAACGGGCTCGCATCAACTTCCTGCCCAAGATTAAGGTGtgactgagacacacacacacacacacacacacacacacacacacacacacacacacacacacacacacacacacatttaactgAACTATCTTCTCAACGAGCAGAAAAGCATCAAGCCTGAGAAGGACGGcgaggagaaggtgaagaaAACTCGCTTTCCCAGCATCCTCGGCCCGCCGCGCCGCCTGAGCCGAGTGGATTCCACCTCAGGTGAGAACGGCGTGAAACCTCACTggtaaaaaactttatttaaatgactGTGACGAACAGACACCAGAGTCATTCAGATAAAATGTCTCTGGTGATTCTGGATATTATGGACGTGTGgcgttaccatggtgacatgAAGGTCCGCCTGACCCGTGAGCGTCTGCGGCGCCGCTAACAGAACCCTGTCTTCCTGTCCAGTGGGCCGGGCGGTGGACCTGAACAAGCAGCGCTCCCCAAAGCCCGCCTCCCCGCCGGCCGCCGGCGCCGCCGACCCGCCCGACGCTCCCGGGGTCGGCTCAGGTCGGACCCGTGGAGGTCACCTCAGCGAGGGATTGGATGCCGGCGTGGTGCCGACCACGCCCCCCACACTCAGCCCACCCACCAGTCAGGCGTCAGACGCCGGCGGACCGGACTCTGACCCCagtgaggtcacttcctgtttgtccaggaAGACAAGTAAAACCTGAATGTCTGGTCTAAAAGACTCTACGTCTCCCCCCCCAGACGCGTCTCCGTTCGGCGTCCAGTCCAGACCGGGGGAGGGTCCCCCCTCTGGGGACCAGCAGGACGCGGGCTCCAGTCCCACCAGCCCCCAGTTCAGCTTCAGCCCCCCCAGCCTGGAGcagctccaggaggaggagcaggacgcCTTCAGGTAGTCGAGTCAGCGCCTTCGTCCGTCTGCGATGATgtcattgatgatgtcatcaggcgTCTGGGGGGctcttcctgtctctgcagGATGGAGGCGTGTTCGGGCGACGCCCAGAGCGAAGACGAGCCGCCGGGCGAGGTGGAGGGCGAGGAGGACCCCCTGAACTGGCAGAGTCTGGTCAGCCCCGAGGTCCTCACAGGCCTCACCCCCCAGCAGGTCAAACGACAGGAAGTCATCCACGGTGAGGCGCCGGAACAGGAAGCGGCGCCGGCGCTCGCCGTCTGATGTCTGACGCGTTGCGTTCTCCCGTAGAGCTGTTCACCACGGAGCGCGCTCACGTCCGCACGCTCAGGGTGCTCGACGGCGTGTTCTACCAGAGGCTGACCCGACACGCCGTCCTGCCCCCCCAGGACGTCCGACACATCTTCACCAACCTGGAGGAGATCGTTCAGCTGCACGGTACCGGTTTAATCCAGTTTAATCCATTGTAATCCAGTTCAGTCCAGTTTAATCCAGTTCAATCCATTGTAATCCAGTTCAGTCCAGTTTAATCCAGTTTGATCCAGTTTGATCCAGTTCAATCCAGTTTAATCCAGTTCAAGACAGTTTAATCCAGTTTAAATCCATTCAATCCTGTTGAATCTAGTTCAGTCCAGTTTAATCCAGCTCAAAACAGTTTAATCCAGTTTTGTCCAGTATAATCCAGTTTAGTCCAGCTCAATCCAGTCTAAATCCAGTTCAGTCCAGTTTAATCCTGTTCAGTTTCGTTTAATCTAGTTAATTCAGTTCAGTACAGTTTAATCCAGTTTACTACAGTTTAATCCAGTTCAATCCATTTTATTCCAGATCAGTCCAGTTCAAGTAAAAATGTAGTTAGATTTTTGGTGAGAAATTAAATATTGTAGGTGTTTTGTTGTTCGTTATAAATGATTAGATTATACAGATTAGATCAATAGATTACTGATTAAATCAGTGAACTGAAAATCTTCTGCCTCTAGTCTCCATAACGGAACAGATGACGGCGATCAGGAGGCGGAGCGAGAcgtctgtgattggtcagataGCAGATGACCTACTGGGATGGGTAAAACCAGTTTCAGATGACCTACTGGGATGGGTAAGTCCAGCTGGTCTCCTCGGTAACACACGCGTGTTGGTTTCAGTTCAgcggtgaggaggaggagaagatcaCGGCGGCGGTGGGAACGTTCTGCAGCAACCAGCCGTCGGCTCTGGAGCTCATCaagagcaggaagaagaaggaCCAGAAGTTCCACCTGTTCATGCAGGTGAGAACCAGAACCCCCAGGTGTCAGCGTGATCCCTGTTCGAAGGAGAACCAGCTGAGGAGACGAGAACTTCATCCGTCGTGTAGCTTAAGCTAATTTATTAGCAACATAATTTTAGACATGTTAGCCGCCGTTAGCCTGCTAGCTCTCCTTACGTTAGCCGTTGTCTTCCCTCAGGAGGCTGAGAGCAACCGTCTGTGTCGGCGTCTGCAGCTCAAGGACATCATCCCCATGGAGATGCAGCGCGTCACCAAGTACCCGCTGCTGCTGGAGAACATCGCCAAGTACACAGGTGCAGTACACAGGTGCACAGGTACCTGTACAGGTGCGGACACATCACCATTGCATCCGGCGTCACGTTGCGTCCCACTTCTGTTCCCACAGAAGACGgcgaggagaaggagaaggtgaAGAAAGCTGCAGAATGCTGTAAACAGATCCTGAACCACGTGAACCAGGCCGTCAGAGAAGCTGAGAACAAACAGGTGGAGTCTCCACATGGAGGGGGGTCAGGTTCCCCAGGAGGTTCTGGTGGTgaggaacgtgtgtgtgttctctccacAGAAACTAGAGGAGTACCAGAGGCGTCTGGACATCTCCTCCCTGAAGCAGAGCGAGAACCCCGTGGTCCTGGAGCTGAAGGTCAGGATGAGGAACCAGAGAGAAGGTCTGGTCCATCTGTCCTCCACCACTGAACCCTGTTCCTGTTGATTGTTGTCCATCAGAACCTGGACCTGACCAAGAGGAAGATGTTCCACGAGGGCCCTCTGTCCTGGAAGGTCAACAAAGACAAGATGATCGGTAAACCTGACTAAAACTAGTTCTAACTAAACTCGACTGatgctaaactaaactaaaactaaacctaAGAACATTAACCGTAACTAAAGAAATACAGGTAGACCTGGAGATACGTCGTTTGGAGTTACATCGTTTAGTTACGTCGTTTGGAGTTACGATCTTTTAAAGTTACGTCGTTTGGAGTTACGATCTTCAGTTACTTGTTTGGAGTTACGATCTTTAGTTAAGTCGTTTGGAGTTACGATCTTTAGTTACGTCGTTTGGAGTTACGATCTTTAGTTACGTCGTTTGGAGTTACGATCTTCTAAAGTTACATTGTTTGGAGTTACGATCTTTAGTTACGTCGTTTGGAGTTGCGATCTTTAGTTACGTCGTTTGGAGTTACGATCTTTTAAAGTTACGTCGTTTGGAGTTACGATCTTTAGTTACGTCGTTTGGAGTTACGATCTTTAGTTGCGTTGTTTGGGGTTACGATCTTTTAAAGTTACTTTGTTTGGAGTTACGATCTTTAGTTACGTCGTTTGGAGTTACGATCTTTAGTTACGTCGTTTGGAGTTACGATCTTTAGTTACGTCGTTTGGAGTTACGATCTTTAGTTACGTGGTTTGGATTTGATTTATGCTGCATCTTCTGGAAAGAGTTAACGACATTAGCAGAGGTTTACCTCTCATTAACCATAACTAGTTCCTGTGACCTGCAGCCAGAGGCGTGAGgggtcagccccgcccctcttTGGGCGACTCTGGCTTCACTCTGAAACAGACACACGAGGGTCTCGTTGGGTTCTAAACTGTGGTACTGAACTGTCCCTCCGTCCTCAGAACTCTATACCCTCCTACTGGAGGACGTCCTGGTTCTGCTGCAGAAGCAAGACGAGCGTCTCGTCCTGCGGTTCCACGGGAAGAACGTAGC is part of the Antennarius striatus isolate MH-2024 chromosome 13, ASM4005453v1, whole genome shotgun sequence genome and harbors:
- the arhgef12b gene encoding rho guanine nucleotide exchange factor 12 isoform X2, whose amino-acid sequence is MSSTQTLTDRTPNILNKDPAEKKPRHENSPVPLKHDFDPTGLVQRCVIIQRDENGFGLTVSGDNPVFVQLVKEDGAAMRAGVQTGDRIIKVNGTLVTHSNHIEVVKLIKSGSYVALTVLGRPPGLVQVLEEPAEVTSCLSAPHSPAPPGRETSSHVTSSTSCSLQGDVLSPPPDGDGGSSPPAEEGDGGPSLAPPPCGGANNGKSSIGHCTLPVSAGRREEGHTCPSPDPEDTPDTDTSTQCIVGSPPYLINPEIIGAEDDYFESQQEEINGECSSFQSVDLLKARPAHLAVFLHHVVSQFDPAPLLCYLHADMFQQTSSRDSRRVFLELHSIFLDRAANLKVPLPEAITAELEKRKLDLIPDEICRQLVQILQESLLPDLKKNLEDFRQKRSMGLTLAEDQLSRLDLDLEKECSCAEHILSRIEDILLTSPPTEEEKSQTMQFVILTYMKHLGVKTKEPRGLEPKRARINFLPKIKKSIKPEKDGEEKVKKTRFPSILGPPRRLSRVDSTSVGRAVDLNKQRSPKPASPPAAGAADPPDAPGVGSGRTRGGHLSEGLDAGVVPTTPPTLSPPTSQASDAGGPDSDPNASPFGVQSRPGEGPPSGDQQDAGSSPTSPQFSFSPPSLEQLQEEEQDAFRMEACSGDAQSEDEPPGEVEGEEDPLNWQSLVSPEVLTGLTPQQVKRQEVIHELFTTERAHVRTLRVLDGVFYQRLTRHAVLPPQDVRHIFTNLEEIVQLHVSITEQMTAIRRRSETSVIGQIADDLLGWVKPVSDDLLGWFSGEEEEKITAAVGTFCSNQPSALELIKSRKKKDQKFHLFMQEAESNRLCRRLQLKDIIPMEMQRVTKYPLLLENIAKYTEDGEEKEKVKKAAECCKQILNHVNQAVREAENKQKLEEYQRRLDISSLKQSENPVVLELKNLDLTKRKMFHEGPLSWKVNKDKMIELYTLLLEDVLVLLQKQDERLVLRFHGKNVASASDTKHIFSPVIKLSTVLVRPVATDNRSFFVLSMSDNGPQIYELTAQTVSDQRTWQCLITQCADAMKAKGFNRDMPAAQSDAEGDDIIKQEKTSEGTSGGSVHPSDSSPYPPSMNPFDGLKLVDEEEEAAVGGCHGDENDDEEVDEAELEAFLDGQLMDRLQEDHAPGSASRKGDDALRTLAMLKQTLFNHLMGREESRAPGGPGGPEGPSDESQSAADSQEDDAHAGRNGGFVVLDFAADDDSEDVGIDMTKLLSSSSQAGGAGGPNLSRQLMTHLRLLQADLQYLKEVELKYNQLTQPSCEVAATADDVNNGIQ
- the arhgef12b gene encoding rho guanine nucleotide exchange factor 12 isoform X1, producing the protein MSSTQTLTDRTPNILNKDPAEKKPRHENSPVPLKHDFDPTGLVQRCVIIQRDENGFGLTVSGDNPVFVQLVKEDGAAMRAGVQTGDRIIKVNGTLVTHSNHIEVVKLIKSGSYVALTVLGRPPGLVQVLEEPAEVTSCLSAPHSPAPPGRETSSHVTSSTSCSLQGDVLSPPPDGDGGSSPPAEEGDGGPSLAPPPCGGANNGKSSIGHCTLPVSAGRREEGHTCPSPDPEDTPDTTQCVCPGVQDTSTQCIVGSPPYLINPEIIGAEDDYFESQQEEINGECSSFQSVDLLKARPAHLAVFLHHVVSQFDPAPLLCYLHADMFQQTSSRDSRRVFLELHSIFLDRAANLKVPLPEAITAELEKRKLDLIPDEICRQLVQILQESLLPDLKKNLEDFRQKRSMGLTLAEDQLSRLDLDLEKECSCAEHILSRIEDILLTSPPTEEEKSQTMQFVILTYMKHLGVKTKEPRGLEPKRARINFLPKIKKSIKPEKDGEEKVKKTRFPSILGPPRRLSRVDSTSVGRAVDLNKQRSPKPASPPAAGAADPPDAPGVGSGRTRGGHLSEGLDAGVVPTTPPTLSPPTSQASDAGGPDSDPNASPFGVQSRPGEGPPSGDQQDAGSSPTSPQFSFSPPSLEQLQEEEQDAFRMEACSGDAQSEDEPPGEVEGEEDPLNWQSLVSPEVLTGLTPQQVKRQEVIHELFTTERAHVRTLRVLDGVFYQRLTRHAVLPPQDVRHIFTNLEEIVQLHVSITEQMTAIRRRSETSVIGQIADDLLGWVKPVSDDLLGWFSGEEEEKITAAVGTFCSNQPSALELIKSRKKKDQKFHLFMQEAESNRLCRRLQLKDIIPMEMQRVTKYPLLLENIAKYTEDGEEKEKVKKAAECCKQILNHVNQAVREAENKQKLEEYQRRLDISSLKQSENPVVLELKNLDLTKRKMFHEGPLSWKVNKDKMIELYTLLLEDVLVLLQKQDERLVLRFHGKNVASASDTKHIFSPVIKLSTVLVRPVATDNRSFFVLSMSDNGPQIYELTAQTVSDQRTWQCLITQCADAMKAKGFNRDMPAAQSDAEGDDIIKQEKTSEGTSGGSVHPSDSSPYPPSMNPFDGLKLVDEEEEAAVGGCHGDENDDEEVDEAELEAFLDGQLMDRLQEDHAPGSASRKGDDALRTLAMLKQTLFNHLMGREESRAPGGPGGPEGPSDESQSAADSQEDDAHAGRNGGFVVLDFAADDDSEDVGIDMTKLLSSSSQAGGAGGPNLSRQLMTHLRLLQADLQYLKEVELKYNQLTQPSCEVAATADDVNNGIQ
- the arhgef12b gene encoding rho guanine nucleotide exchange factor 12 isoform X4 is translated as MSSTQTLTDRTPNILNKDPAEKKPRHENSPVPLKHDFDPTGLVQRCVIIQRDENGFGLTVSGDNPVFVQLVKEDGAAMRAGVQTGDRIIKVNGTLVTHSNHIEVVKLIKSGSYVALTVLGRPPGLVQVLEEPAEVTSCLSAPHSPAPPGRETSSHVTSSTSCSLQGDVLSPPPDGDGGSSPPAEEGDGGPSLAPPPCGGANNGKSSIGHCTLPVSAGRREEGHTCPSPDPEDTPDTDTSTQCIVGSPPYLINPEIIGAEDDYFESQQEEINGECSSFQSVDLLKARPAHLAVFLHHVVSQFDPAPLLCYLHADMFQQTSSRDSRRVFLELHSIFLDRAANLKVPLPEAITAELEKRKLDLIPDEICRQLVQILQESLLPDLKKNLEDFRQKRSMGLTLAEDQLSRLDLDLEKECSCAEHILSRIEDILLTSPPTEEEKSQTMQFVILTYMKHLGVKTKEPRGLEPKRARINFLPKIKKSIKPEKDGEEKVKKTRFPSILGPPRRLSRVDSTSVGRAVDLNKQRSPKPASPPAAGAADPPDAPGVGSGRTRGGHLSEGLDAGVVPTTPPTLSPPTSQASDAGGPDSDPNASPFGVQSRPGEGPPSGDQQDAGSSPTSPQFSFSPPSLEQLQEEEQDAFRMEACSGDAQSEDEPPGEVEGEEDPLNWQSLVSPEVLTGLTPQQVKRQEVIHELFTTERAHVRTLRVLDGVFYQRLTRHAVLPPQDVRHIFTNLEEIVQLHVSITEQMTAIRRRSETSVIGQIADDLLGWFSGEEEEKITAAVGTFCSNQPSALELIKSRKKKDQKFHLFMQEAESNRLCRRLQLKDIIPMEMQRVTKYPLLLENIAKYTEDGEEKEKVKKAAECCKQILNHVNQAVREAENKQKLEEYQRRLDISSLKQSENPVVLELKNLDLTKRKMFHEGPLSWKVNKDKMIELYTLLLEDVLVLLQKQDERLVLRFHGKNVASASDTKHIFSPVIKLSTVLVRPVATDNRSFFVLSMSDNGPQIYELTAQTVSDQRTWQCLITQCADAMKAKGFNRDMPAAQSDAEGDDIIKQEKTSEGTSGGSVHPSDSSPYPPSMNPFDGLKLVDEEEEAAVGGCHGDENDDEEVDEAELEAFLDGQLMDRLQEDHAPGSASRKGDDALRTLAMLKQTLFNHLMGREESRAPGGPGGPEGPSDESQSAADSQEDDAHAGRNGGFVVLDFAADDDSEDVGIDMTKLLSSSSQAGGAGGPNLSRQLMTHLRLLQADLQYLKEVELKYNQLTQPSCEVAATADDVNNGIQ
- the arhgef12b gene encoding rho guanine nucleotide exchange factor 12 isoform X3, giving the protein MSSTQTLTDRTPNILNKDPAEKKPRHENSPVPLKHDFDPTGLVQRCVIIQRDENGFGLTVSGDNPVFVQLVKEDGAAMRAGVQTGDRIIKVNGTLVTHSNHIEVVKLIKSGSYVALTVLGRPPGLVQVLEEPAEVTSCLSAPHSPAPPGRETSSHVTSSTSCSLQGDVLSPPPDGDGGSSPPAEEGDGGPSLAPPPCGGANNGKSSIGHCTLPVSAGRREEGHTCPSPDPEDTPDTTQCVCPGVQDTSTQCIVGSPPYLINPEIIGAEDDYFESQQEEINGECSSFQSVDLLKARPAHLAVFLHHVVSQFDPAPLLCYLHADMFQQTSSRDSRRVFLELHSIFLDRAANLKVPLPEAITAELEKRKLDLIPDEICRQLVQILQESLLPDLKKNLEDFRQKRSMGLTLAEDQLSRLDLDLEKECSCAEHILSRIEDILLTSPPTEEEKSQTMQFVILTYMKHLGVKTKEPRGLEPKRARINFLPKIKKSIKPEKDGEEKVKKTRFPSILGPPRRLSRVDSTSVGRAVDLNKQRSPKPASPPAAGAADPPDAPGVGSGRTRGGHLSEGLDAGVVPTTPPTLSPPTSQASDAGGPDSDPNASPFGVQSRPGEGPPSGDQQDAGSSPTSPQFSFSPPSLEQLQEEEQDAFRMEACSGDAQSEDEPPGEVEGEEDPLNWQSLVSPEVLTGLTPQQVKRQEVIHELFTTERAHVRTLRVLDGVFYQRLTRHAVLPPQDVRHIFTNLEEIVQLHVSITEQMTAIRRRSETSVIGQIADDLLGWFSGEEEEKITAAVGTFCSNQPSALELIKSRKKKDQKFHLFMQEAESNRLCRRLQLKDIIPMEMQRVTKYPLLLENIAKYTEDGEEKEKVKKAAECCKQILNHVNQAVREAENKQKLEEYQRRLDISSLKQSENPVVLELKNLDLTKRKMFHEGPLSWKVNKDKMIELYTLLLEDVLVLLQKQDERLVLRFHGKNVASASDTKHIFSPVIKLSTVLVRPVATDNRSFFVLSMSDNGPQIYELTAQTVSDQRTWQCLITQCADAMKAKGFNRDMPAAQSDAEGDDIIKQEKTSEGTSGGSVHPSDSSPYPPSMNPFDGLKLVDEEEEAAVGGCHGDENDDEEVDEAELEAFLDGQLMDRLQEDHAPGSASRKGDDALRTLAMLKQTLFNHLMGREESRAPGGPGGPEGPSDESQSAADSQEDDAHAGRNGGFVVLDFAADDDSEDVGIDMTKLLSSSSQAGGAGGPNLSRQLMTHLRLLQADLQYLKEVELKYNQLTQPSCEVAATADDVNNGIQ